CCACGTCGCTGGTGGCGGCGAGCGCCTGGCGCACGGGGTCGTCGGTGCCCTCCTCGCCGTCGTCGCCGTCGAAGAACGCCCAGTTGGGCAGGAACATCAGAGCGTCGAGCAGTCCGCTCGCGTCCGGTGGGGCCTCGATCGGGAACTCCTGCGGGGTGCCGTCGTCCTCGGGCGGCACCTCCCCGCCGTCCTGGCCGTCCTGCGGTTCTTCGCCCCCCTCGTCGGGGGTCTCGCCCTCGCCCGGCTCCTCGGCCCGCACTCCCGGAAGGTCGAAGAGCGTGCTGCGCCGGGGCGGGGTCTCGCGCCCCGAGGACAGCTCGACCGGCCACGCGGCGTCGAAGCCCGCGGCGTCCAACTGACCCGCGAGGAAGGCGCGTACGGCCCCCAGATAGTCCGCGGTGGCGGTGGCGCGGGCCGGGAAGGCGGTGGCGTCCGGGGTGAGCCGGGCGACGAACTCGGGGACGCCGGTCGTGTCGTCCAGGCCCCAGCCGAGGGAGGTCCAGCCGTCACCGCTGGTGGTCCAGCGCAGCATCCCGTCAGGTGCCAGTCCGGGCAGCCCGGGCCGGGCGGGGGGCTCGTCGCGCGAGGTCTTCGGCACGGCGAACGCGGGGCCGTCCATGCGGCGCATGGCGAGGCCGGTCGCCACGGGCAGCCGTTTCAACGCTTCCACGGTGACCTGGTCGACCGGCAGACCCGGCTGGACGTGGGGAACGGGATCGATGGGGATCCTGCCGTTCAGCGCCGCGCGCCAGCACTCGCGCAGCCGCAGCAGCCAGGGAGCGAGGAGAGCATCGACGTCACGGGTGCGTTCGGCACGCCAGTCGCCCAGCGCGGTCACCGGCAGCACGCCGTACGGCTGACGCCCGACCCGCAGCATCGGCAGTGGCCCGCGACCGCGCACATGGTCGGCGAGGTGGTCGCGGACGGCCCGCCAGGGGCGGCCCGGGGCGACGCCGCTGACCTGCCGGGTGCCCAGGTCGAGGGTGCTCAGCGCGGACTCGGCGAACCCCTTGCCGAGGGTGGGCCAGGTGAGCAGGGTCAGCGCGGCGACGGCCGACGGCTCGGGGTCGTCCGCGCCGGAACAGCCGCGCAGGAACCCGGCGTCCGGCAGCCCGAGCGCCGCGGCCAGCGCGTCGGCGACCGGACGCTGCCCCGCCTCCGGGTCGGGATCAGGACCGGGGTAGGCGGGCGCGGAGGACCAGCCGGAGCGGGAGCGCGGGGTGTTGTTGGTGGCGGTGCCAGAGGGCAGGATGCCGAGTCCGCCGGCGAACCGGTGGCCGTGCAGCAGGTCGCGCAGCCGGGCCGCGCCGTCCGCCGCGGAGTCGTCGCGGACCCCGACGACGAGCAGTTCGTCCAGGTGTTCGGTGCCGTCGGGCGGGAAGACGATCTCGATGCCCATGCCGGCCTTGAGCGCCTGGAACCAGTCGGTCTCCCAGCCCTCCTCCTCGGCGCGCAGGAGGCCGATGGGCAGCGGGTCGGGTACCGGGCGGCCGAGTTTGTCCACGACGATCTGGCCGTCGAGCAGGCCGAGGAAGCGCCAGCGTTTCGGCATCGCGACCTGCCGCTGCCGCTGTTGACCCGGGTCGTCGGGGCGCTCCTCGGGCGGCGGGGAGCCGGGGCGGGCGGCGCGGACGGCCCAGGACGCGCGGGCTGGGCGCAGCTTGCCGAGGACCTTCTGCCAGGCGTCGGGGCCAGGGTTTCGCCAGTACTCGGCGGCTACGGCCGCTTCGGCGGGGGTCAGCCGGGGGTCGAACGGGGAGAGCAGGATGTCGTCCGGGTAGATCCGCACGCGCAGGGTGCTCGGCTCCCACCAGATGGTCTCCACCCGTACCGGCAGCAGGGCGACGGGGTCGGTGTTGCCGTCGGGGAAGAGCGCCTCTCCCTCGCCCAGGGCGCGGGTCAGTTCCTCCTCGGCGTCGGCGAGGAGGCTGTTGGACTGCTCAGCCGTCCGCTGGAGGTCCGCGAGGGCGGCCTCGGCCTCGGTGAGCAGTTCGGCACTGGGGCGCTGGCCGATCTGGACGGGGTCGGGGAGCCCGGCCCGGATGTGCTCCTGGAGGCGCCGTACGACGGCCTCCTGCTCGTCCGCGAGGGCCTGGGCGGCATCCGCGTCGGTGCGTGCCCGGTCCAGTTGCGCGCGGGCGGCGAACGCGTCCGTCATGTCGGGGGTGCTCCTGTCCTCGCGCGGTGGTCAGCCGCCCAGCAAGGTGGTGGCCCGGAAGGCCAGTTGGAACGGCTGTTGGAAGGCGATGCGGGCCATGTCGGCCGGGTCGTGGCCCCACAGCGGGGGGTCGGGCTGCCGGGTCGGTGGTCCAGGTGCGTGGTCGATCCGGACGCACGCGGTCTCGGGCACTCCGACGGCCTCCCAGGTCAGGTCCGCCCAGGTCTTCAGCTCCTCGGGCGGCGATCCGGAGTCGAACCCGAACTGGGTGCCGCGCATGGGTTCGCGGAACACGAAGAACCAGTCCTCGGCGCGGGCCCGGGCCGCGTCGAGACCGGCGAACAGATAGAGCACCGTGGACTCGTCCAGCGCGAGCGGGGTGGCCGGCACTCCGTCGAACGTGAGGGGCAGCTTGCCGTCGACACCGCGTACGGCGAGCAGGGCGGTGCCGGGGAAGCGGCGCAGCAGGTCGCCGCGCACGAGGAGCACCAGGTTGCCCTGGCCGCCGGTGCGCAACTGGCTGCCCAGCGGGGTGTCCGGCGGCCACAGCGCGATCTCCTCGACGTCCTCGCCGTCGCCGGGCCAGAACCGGGCGAAGGGGGTGCCGCGCTGGTCGGTGGGGAACTCCCGCCACAGCAGTTCCCGGTTGAACTCGTGGTTGAGCCCGACGAGCAGGGCGGCGATGAACTCGGGGTTGGTCTCCAGCAGGGTCACCGAGTCGGGTGGCAGCGCGCTGATGCCGGGCAGCGCCCACTCCGGCCAGCGGGCCAGGAGTTCCTCGGCGATGGGCACGGTGAACTTCGGGTGGGCCATGATCGGCCGCAGGGGGCGGGCGTCGGTCGGGGCGCGCTCCGCCCAGAAGTCGGCGGGGATGCGGTCGCTCATGCGCAGCATCTGAAGCCGCGTCGCGGCGAGTCCGGCGCGCAGCTCGCCCGGCAGGCCGTTCTCGGGCGTGTCGTCGCCCATGACGCCCATGTCTCTCAGCCCCCGCGCCAGGACCGGGTCGGGCGGCTGCTCGTCGGGAGTGTCCCCGGTCGTGCCCCGCCGGGCGCGGCGGGCGAGGGCGCCGTTGCTGCGGGTCAGCCGGACGAACGAGGTGCTGGCCGTGCCGGCCAGCACCCTGTCCTTGGCCGAGGCCAGCAGACCGGCCAGGGTGGTCCCGATCGCCTCCGCCCCGGTCTCGGAACCGTCCGAGACCGGGGCGGCCAGAGTGGTCTCGGTCGCGACCGAGGCGGGGACCGACAGAGTCATGCGGCCGCTGACCGGTGCCATGACGGTGACGAGGTCGGCGACGTCCAGCGCGTCGAGGTGCTTGCGCTGGGCCTGTTCGGCCGCGGCGGCGGCCAGCTCCCCGGTCGCCAGCAGCCGGTTGGCCTGCCGGATCTCGCCGACCTGTTCCCAGGCCCGGGCCATCAGGAACTCCTGTTCCAGCTGTACGTAGCGGGTGCCGAGCGCGGCCGCCACCCGGCGGCGGACCTCCAGGTTGAGGGTGTTCATCCAGCTGTCCGGCTCGTCGGGCACGGTCTGCCGGCCGGTGTGGTGGCTGCCGTAGAGCGGAGGGGCCACGGCGACCGTGTCCCGGTCCTCGACCGGCTGTCCGTCGCCTTCCTCGGCCGGCTGTGACGTCCCCTCCTCGCCCGGTGTCACGGGCTCCTCGCGGCGCCGGGCGGGTGCGTCGAGGCGTTGGGTGAGCAGGGTGCGGAACCGGTCCTGTGCGGCGGGGTCCGACCAGGTCTCGGGCACCGCCGTGCCGGGGGCCCGCAGTGCGCCGTCCATGGGCACGGTGGCCGGCGCGGTGGCCGGCTCGGCGGGCCAGGGGCGGCCGACGTCGATGGTGCGGCTGCCGAGTCCGGCCTCGGCGGCGGGCCGGAAGCGCAGCCGGCGGGCCAGTTCCTCGAAGGTGCCCGCCTTCCCGGTGCGGAATCTCCACCAGTGGTAGACGGGCAGGTCGACGGTGTCCCGTCCGGCGACCGGCCAGGCGTCCTCGGTGGCCGCTCCCCCGGGCGTCACGTTCAGGCCCGCGTCGCGTCCGGCGGCGGTGGCGGGCACCACGGCGGCGATCCAGCCCCGGTCCGGGGCCAGTCGGCGCGGGCACAGCAGCCGTGCGACGACGTCGGCCGAGTGGGCGCGCAGCCCCTGCTCCACCAGCGTCCGCGCACCGATGTCGTCGGTGACGTTGTCGGGCAGCCGCGCCTCCACATGGGCCCAGGCCCACCGCTCGGCCAGTGGGGGCAGCGCGGCGACGGGAGCGGTGAGCACCGGGAGCGGGCGCGCGTCACGCGGTGGCGCCGCTTCGTCCTCGGCCAGCACGATCAGCGCGAGCCAGGGCTGCGGGGTGGGTCCGCCCGACGGGAACGCCGTTCCCGGGGACAGCAGCCAGGGCAGGTCGGCATGCGCCAGCTCGACACCGGCGAGCACGTTCTCCGCGGCGTCGGCGGTGCCGGGCGGTGGTTCCTCGCGCAGGACCATGGCGCGTTCGAACCCGAACACGTCGCCCGGTCCCACCAGCGACAGCGTCGGTCCCTGCACCGGCGGCAGCGCCTCACGGCGGCCGTCGAGGTCACGGGTGAACCGCGCCGACGTCGCCAGCGCCTGGCCCTGGGCCGAGGCGGCGGCCCCGAGCCGCGCCGAGGAGAAGAACCATCGCGTGCTCATGCGCCGCTCCCGCCGGGATCGAGGAACCGCGGCAGGCGTCGCCCGTGCCGCGCGCTCATGGGTGTACCTCCCAGCGCTCGACGAGCTGCACCGCGTCCTGCGGTCGCGCGAGTTGTCCGCGGACCGCCTCCCACGCGTCCGTCGTGGCGTCGACCAGGGTGATGTCGTCCAGCAGCGGTTGGAGTGTGTCGGCGGCGGCCACGCTGAGCGTCGGCGGGCGCACCTTGACGGCCGCCTCGGGCGTGCGCCACCGTTCCAGCCGCTCGGCGGCGCTGACCGCGTAGACCGCCTCACGGCGGAAGAAGCCCGGCCAGAAGGAGAACTGCCGCTCGGGCAGGGGCGGTTCGTATCCGGTCTCGTAGCCGTCGTCGACCCGGTGCCCGACGCCGACGCGGATGCCGTCGTCGGGCCCCGTCCGCAGTCCGCCGGCGTAGCTGACGAACGCGGTCCTGGTCAGCTGCTCGTCCTCGGTGAGGTCGAAGAACTCGCCGGGTACGAACCGCTCGGCCAACGAGGGAAGTCCGGCGGTGGACCTCGGCGTACCGAGGGTGATCTCCGTGATCGTCCAGGTCTGCACCGGCACCGGTCGCCGTTCGAACCGGGAGATCGGCACGCCCAGTGGCACGGCGTGCTGGGTGACCCGAAGGGTGGCGTCGGGGTGGACGAGGGTCCCCTGGTTCAGTTTCTCGGTCGCCGCGGGCGTGAACACCAGTGCGGTGCGCTCCTCGGCCGGCCGCTCCGCCGCCCAGGCCTTCGCCTGCGCCAGCTCCGAGGTCAGCGCCTCGATCGGCGGACGCGCGGGCTGCTGGCCGACCGCGGGCGGTGAGCCCCAGCGGACGTCGAAGTCCAGCTCGACGTCCCAGAACAGCACCGAGATGCTGCCGGTGCCGAAGGCGTGCCAGGGCGCCGGGCCCTCCAGGGTGAAGTCGAGGCCGATGCCGGCCAGTCGGTGGCCGAAGGCGCGCACCGCCACCCCGGCGCGTACGTGGACCGAGAACGCGAACGGGTCGAACACGAACAGTGCGTCAAGGCCCAGCCAGCCCTGCACCCCGCAGCCGGCGATCGAGGCGTCCAACTGCACCTGGCCGCCGAACATCAGCGCGTTGGAGGTGATGGCGAAGTAGGCCTCCATCCGCAGTCCGAACCCGTTGCCCGGGGCCAGGTCGACCTGGAGCCGGCGCAGCGCGGGCACCCGGGCGGGCCGGGTGTAGCGGGGGTGGAAGCCGCCGGCGGACAGGACGAACTCCGGCTGCGCGCCGCCGCGTACCAGCAGATACAGCTCGCCCCGCACGGCGAGTCCCACGATCCACGAGCCGGACAGCGACACCAGCAGTTCGACCAGCGGGACGGACGGTTCGAGCCGGCCGAGCACACTCGCCTGCAACCGGATGAGCGGCGCCGCCGGGTCGGGCAGCCCGACCAGCAGCCGTCCCACCAGGACCGCGCGTGCCGGGGCGGGCAGTTCCAGGATGAGGGCGCCGGACAGCGACACCATCCGTCCGCCCCAGGTGATGCGGACCATCGGCCCGACCAGGAAGCGGCCGGAGGCGACGGGGAAGGCGGCGCCGAGGGATCCAGTGATCTCCTGGGCGCGTTCCACCACGCGGTCCGGGAACAGCACATGGTCGGCGTTGCCGTCGCAGACCAGTTGCTGGAGGGCGGTGATGTCCGCGCGCCGGTTGACGCCGACCAGGCCGCCGACCGCGTCCAGCGCGAATCCGAGCCCCAGTTGGATGCCGGGGGCCGGGAACTGGGCGGAGAGCAGCACCAGGAAGCTGGTGGGCGTCTTTCCCTCGGGCGGCCGGAACAGCGCGACGGCCTGCACCCGCAGCACCCCGAGGTCGACGGAGATGAGCCCCGCGTATCCCTGGTCCGGGGTCCGTCGGACCACACCGCCGCCGGAGACGGGCGGCAGCTTCAGCTCGGTGCCGATGCCGTCCGGGAACAGTTCGCGCAGCCGGCTCGGGTCGAGGCCCGGGCGGCTCGTCGGTGACAGCGCCACGGGCAGGTCGATTCCGGCGCCGTCCAGGAAGACCCGCAGGGGCAGCCCCGGCAGCCCGGCGGTGGCGGAAACGGAGAGGGCGAGGCGTGGCCCGCCCGCGTCGGAGGTCAGTTCCAGGGCCGCGCCCCGGGTGGACACGGACGGCGCGTTCACCCGCAGCGAGAGGGGGATGCGCAGCGCGCCGGTCCCCGTGAAGCGCAGGCCCGCGGCCCCGTCCGCCCGGACGGTGACGTTGACCGGTCCGGAGCCGTCGGACATCGGGCTGCCACCGCCGAGGCCGACCAGTCTGGCCAGGGCGGCCGGCAGGAGGGCGGCGGTGAGCCGGCGCAGCTCGACCTCGACGGCCGCGGGCACCCCCGGGGCCACGGTCACCGTGAGGCCGATTCCGTCGACGCCGATGCCCGGCCCGTCGGTCATT
This DNA window, taken from Streptomyces sp. NBC_00663, encodes the following:
- a CDS encoding DUF6603 domain-containing protein, giving the protein MDPHELLHQVADQLRALTRDAVEGLVRDLPELGEDPSAAGTILAGRLLAVHDRLPAGNSLVELVREMLGDLGAGSPVPLRLHGWRRAPGAPRGVALVLTDPSGAPSGRAVLGVTPDGPVFDVVVTPGTALSLPATATQTWSAEATVAAPPEGWDAAFGPGLPPAPPGGTATITLQRTGRLAAGMTDGPGIGVDGIGLTVTVAPGVPAAVEVELRRLTAALLPAALARLVGLGGGSPMSDGSGPVNVTVRADGAAGLRFTGTGALRIPLSLRVNAPSVSTRGAALELTSDAGGPRLALSVSATAGLPGLPLRVFLDGAGIDLPVALSPTSRPGLDPSRLRELFPDGIGTELKLPPVSGGGVVRRTPDQGYAGLISVDLGVLRVQAVALFRPPEGKTPTSFLVLLSAQFPAPGIQLGLGFALDAVGGLVGVNRRADITALQQLVCDGNADHVLFPDRVVERAQEITGSLGAAFPVASGRFLVGPMVRITWGGRMVSLSGALILELPAPARAVLVGRLLVGLPDPAAPLIRLQASVLGRLEPSVPLVELLVSLSGSWIVGLAVRGELYLLVRGGAQPEFVLSAGGFHPRYTRPARVPALRRLQVDLAPGNGFGLRMEAYFAITSNALMFGGQVQLDASIAGCGVQGWLGLDALFVFDPFAFSVHVRAGVAVRAFGHRLAGIGLDFTLEGPAPWHAFGTGSISVLFWDVELDFDVRWGSPPAVGQQPARPPIEALTSELAQAKAWAAERPAEERTALVFTPAATEKLNQGTLVHPDATLRVTQHAVPLGVPISRFERRPVPVQTWTITEITLGTPRSTAGLPSLAERFVPGEFFDLTEDEQLTRTAFVSYAGGLRTGPDDGIRVGVGHRVDDGYETGYEPPLPERQFSFWPGFFRREAVYAVSAAERLERWRTPEAAVKVRPPTLSVAAADTLQPLLDDITLVDATTDAWEAVRGQLARPQDAVQLVERWEVHP